From one Lotus japonicus ecotype B-129 chromosome 3, LjGifu_v1.2 genomic stretch:
- the LOC130749019 gene encoding E3 ubiquitin-protein ligase HAKAI homolog, giving the protein MLQIRLSKTPASEGSAGVKVSPAETVTVACPDHLVLADLPVAKGIGAATAASLVKTLGRRSRRQLGERVHFCVRCDFPIAIYGRLSPCEHAFCLDCARSDSLCYLCDERIQKIQTIKMMEGILICAAPHCLKSFMKRAEFESHIQDNHANLLRSNADKEDGNESEAQSVRQPTASDSTARGPQRPVFSPGSNSQQHDLEDRTRRQPPRDQAPSRPTLQQQKPPFFGQQHHPSDTLSGSVGGIQQGFHQQSFDMQQHPPQEPSQQADTSFQEYPTMHSAQPPNMPSMVTSNPMLNPPVPFGYPPYPLPERAQPFYAAPYDMPRQDSTSDIGGDQSQLPPGFQGNYAQPWHAGAPFEQVADPRDAKGVLASQPMHLPPPPPPLPHMSHLKQNYYSGEPGHDGQGYGGWQHDSRDSFGSQG; this is encoded by the exons ATGCTTCAGATTCGGCTTAGCAAGACTCCTGCCTCAGAAGGGTCAGCGGGGGTGAAGGTGTCACCTGCTGAGACTGTTACAGTTGCATGCCCTGACCATCTGGTCCTTGCTGATCTTCCTGTTGCAAAGGGCATTGGGGCAGCTACTGCTGCTTCCCTTGTCAAGACTTTGGGCCGAAGATCCCGCCGCCAGCTTGGCGAGCGAGTACATTTCTGTGTTCGCTGTGATTTCCCCATTGCTATTTATGGACGACTG agcccTTGTGAGCATGCTTTCTGCCTCGATTGTGCTAGAAGTGATTCACTGTGCTACCT GTGTGATGAACGAATCCAGAAGATTCAGACAATCAAAATGATGGAAGGGATCCTCATATGTGCAGCTCCTCATTGTCTCAAGTCTTTTATGAAGAGGGCTGAATTTGAATCTCATATCCAAGACAACCATGCTAACCTTCTCCGTTCAAATGCTGATAAAGAGGATGGAAATGAGTCAGAGGCTCAGAGCGTGAGGCAACCTACAGCTTCAGATTCCACCGCTCGAGGCCCCCAGAGGCCAGTTTTTTCTCCTGGTTCGAATTCCCAGCAACATGACCTGGAAGACAGAACTCGTCGTCAGCCACCAAGAGATCAAGCTCCTTCACGGCCAACTCTGCAGCAGCAAAAGCCACCATTTTTTGGTCAACAACATCACCCTTCAGATACCTTGTCTGGTTCTGTTGGAGGTATACAGCAAGGCTTTCATCAACAAAGTTTTGACATGCAGCAGCATCCCCCACAAGAACCTTCCCAGCAAGCAGATACCTCATTTCAGGAGTATCCAACAATGCACTCTGCACAACCTCCAAATATGCCCTCAATGGTTACTTCAAACCCAATGCTCAACCCGCCAGTGCCATTCGGTTACCCCCCTTACCCGCTGCCCGAACGGGCTCAACCATTTTATGCTGCTCCTTATGATATGCCTAGGCAGGACTCGACTTCTGATATCGGTGGGGACCAGAGTCAATTACCACCGGGTTTTCAAGGGAATTATGCCCAGCCCTGGCATGCGGGTGCGCCTTTCGAACAAGTTGCAGATCCAAGGGATGCCAAAGGTGTACTGGCATCACAGCCAATGCATCTTCCTCCACCACCCCCACCTCTACCTCACATGTCACATTTGAAACAGAACTACTATTCTGGTGAGCCTGGGCATGATGGTCAGGGTTATGGTGGGTGGCAGCATGATAGCCGTGACAGTTTTGGCAGCCAAGGCTAA
- the LOC130749020 gene encoding protein LURP-one-related 15-like: protein MQQNRKPATAKPAGIISPQYCSPYNVDLAVVRKVTALADNFSVINVNGKVVFNLQASLMSINDHRVLLDAAGKPIVTLRQKIMTTHDRWQAFRGESTQPEDLIFSVKRPSMFQVKTKLEVFLANNTREQVCDFKIKGSWFERSCVVYAGESLTIVAQMHKKNTVQSVAIGKDSFMLTVYPNNDYGFIVALILILDEINQDKRRQAQN, encoded by the exons ATGCAACAAAACAGAAAGCCGGCAACGGCGAAACCCGCCGGTATCATCAGCCCTCAGTATTGTTCTCCGTACAATGTTGACCTTGCAGTTGTGAGGAAAGTCACGGCACTAGCTGATAACTTCTCCGTCATCAATGTTAATGGCAAAGTAGTTTTCAACCTTCAGGCCTCTCTCATGTCCATCAATGATCACCGTGTCTTGCTAGACGCCGCCGGAAAACCTATCGTCACGCTGCGCCAGAAG ATAATGACAACACATGATCGATGGCAAGCTTTTCGGGGTGAAAGCACACAGCCAGAAGATTTAATCTTTAGTGTAAAGAGACCATCCATGTTCCAAGTAAAGACCAAATTGGAGGTGTTCTTAGCTAACAATACCAGAGAACAAGTTTGTGACTTTAAGATCAAAGGAAGCTGGTTCGAGCGATCTTGTGTTGTTTATGCTGGTGAATCTCTTACCATTGTTGCCCAG ATGCATAAGAAGAACACAGTTCAAAGTGTAGCCATTGGGAAAGATAGTTTCATGCTCACAGTGTATCCCAACAATGACTATGGATTCATAGTGGCACTGATTCTAATTCTTGACGAAATCAACCAAGACAAGAGACGGCAAGCTCAGAATTGA
- the LOC130749024 gene encoding uncharacterized protein LOC130749024, which yields MATRRVHYAPLATDEDDYIGDRSRPFDPRFDYIPKALDKVPWKSIVLALFLLFLGTGLLFLSYFIFTGHMGGERSQAYGLLALGFLSFLPGFYETRIAYYAWRGAKGFWVMLSTPIQIQGNASTISESASHASAQSEPVVPTFSSIPSIPSISVASQSPQTAHSFDQNDNLTEVNSPEGMPIEQWASFLTYRLKEETMKMSETNALNRQKQTIPHTLGTKTIARKRHELEIETGRSYSRAEMYSISHKKSDGSFVNEEAKQKSDLLEKELEKNCSEEAAYVKVFRKDRSGYVRGMGFGVCPSQVLESASSSSSSQFAGITLAEWNAMKSELQESNAKFQALEERMNSFMQQFGGQGPPNQVLKL from the exons ATGGCAACTAGACGCGTTCATTACGCTCCTCTTGCCACGGATGAGGATGATTATATTGGTGATAGAAGTAGACCATTTGACCCTCGATTTGATTATATCCCAAAAGCCTTGGATAAAGTTCCCTGGAAATCCATTGTCCTTGCACTCTTCCTGTTATTTCTCGGTACAGGACTACTATTTCTGTCATACTTTATCTTCACTGGTCATATGGGGGGAGAACGGTCTCAAGCTTATGGCCTTTTAGCCCTTGGCTTTCTTAGCTTTCTCCCAG GCTTTTATGAGACTCGAATTGCATATTATGCATGGCGGGGTGCCAAAGGATTCTGGGTAATGCTTTCTACACCAATACAAATTCAGGGTAATGCTTCTACCATTAGTGAAAGTGCATCCCATGCTTCAGCACAAAGTGAGCCCGTAGTTCCTACTTTCTCATCCATCCCATCCATCCCATCCATTAGTGTTGCATCACAAAGCCCCCAAACTGCACACTCATTTGACCAAAATGACAATCTTACGGAAGTTAACAGCCCAGAAGGCATGCCGATAGAGCAATGGGCTTCTTTTCTAACTTACCGTCTGAAGGAGGAAACAATG AAAATGTCTGAAACGAATGCCTTAAATAGACAAAAACAAACTATACCGCACACGCTTGGCACAAAGACCATTGCAAGGAAGAGGCATGAGCTG GAAATTGAAACCGGCCGATCATATAGTAGAGCGGAAATGTACTCCATTTCACACAAGAAAAGTGATGGCTCTTTTGTAAATGAAGAAGCAAAACAAAAGAGT GATTTATTGGAGAAGGAACTTGAAAAGAATTGTTCTGAAGAGGCTGCCTATGTTAAAGTTTTTAGGAAAGATCGCTCAGGATACGTGAGAGGCATGGGCTTTGGTGTTTGTCCATCTCAAGTGTTGGAATCTGCTAGCAGCTCTAGTAGCTCGCAATTTGCTGGCATCACATTGGCTGAATGGAATGCCATGAAATCAGAATTGCAGGAGAGCAATGCGAAATTTCAAGCTTTAGAGGAACGAATGAATTCTTTCATGCAACAGTTTGGAGGTCAAGGGCCACCTAACCAGGTATTGAAGCTTTAG